Proteins found in one Coffea eugenioides isolate CCC68of chromosome 5, Ceug_1.0, whole genome shotgun sequence genomic segment:
- the LOC113770546 gene encoding uncharacterized protein LOC113770546 isoform X1 → MMDLKGLAWIGNIYDKFEAMCLEMEEVMYEDAVKYVENQVQTVGASVKRFYSEVMKDLHSDSYVDPVKVAAADLSLNPYAHSKMILKANAKKDGRDTNWKLSDESKVISGKRKTGLYRRPVASRKSNSMVNFMPPVTGPVAPFSENLRNLSSFSQMKKSCQMASGCVDVLSPPAGAEERSRIANEKLCKPMDDTSLPMSRASFNSPATAAKTIVSVVSAEQKQADSPSDGLSSESSAVGTCTNSRVVSQTQKTIATGTGSTKSVEEEVFMAHQERLDDYIINAAKNDDTVDPDVEIIEPFDESKLGETCVLVEGDELHFLPQGKGNHKSYKKKLREAFSSKMRLKKKEYEQLAARYTEQNSNQEGAERAMTDRPAESNTKSFPVHSSETEWELV, encoded by the exons ATGATGGACTTAAAAGGTTTAGCATGGATTGGAAACATATATGACAAGTTTGAAGCTATGTGTCTGGAGATGGAAGAGGTTATGTATGAG GATGCTGTCAAATATGTTGAAAATCAGGTCCAGACTGTTGGTGCTAGTGTTAAGAGGTTCTATTCAGAAGTGATGAAAGATTTGCACTCAGATTCGTATGTTGATCCTGTGAAAGTGGCTGCTGCTGACTTGTCATTGAATCCTTATGCTCACTCCAAAATGATACTGAAAGCAAATGCTAAAAAAGATGGTAGAGATACCAATTGGAAATTAAGTGATGAGTCTAAAGTAATTTCTG GTAAAAGGAAAACCGGACTTTACAGACGTCCGGTAGCCAGTAGGAAAAGCAATTCTATGGTAAATTTTATGCCACCTGTGACTGGGCCAGTTGCACCATTTTCAGAGAATTTAAGAAACCTGTCCTCATTTTCTCAAATGAAAAAGAGTTGTCAAATGGCCTCTGGCTGTGTTGATGTCTTATCGCCACCAGCTGGCGCTGAAGAACGCTCCAGAATTGCAAATGAGAAGCTTTGTAAACCTATGGATGATACCAGTCTGCCTATGTCTCGTGCTTCATTTAATTCACCAGCTACCGCTGCTAAAACAATTGTGTCAGTTGTATCAGCTGAGCAGAAGCAAGCTGATTCTCCTTCTGATGGCTTATCATCAGAGTCCTCTG CTGTAGGCACATGTACAAACAGCAGAGTGGTTTCCCAGACTCAGAAGACAATTGCAACTGGAACAGGCAGCACAAAATCTGTTGAGGAGGAGGTCTTCATGGCCCACCAAG AAAGATTGGATGACTATATCATAAATGCAGCCAAGAATGATGATACTGTGGACCCGGACGTGGAAATTATTGAGCCGTTTGATGAGTCAAAATTAGGGGAAACATGTGTCTTGGTGGAGGGGGATGAGCTTCATTTTTTACCTCAAGGGAAGGGCAATCACAAATCCTACaag AAAAAATTGCGCGAAGCTTTTTCCTCCAAGATGAGGTTAAAAAAGAAGGAATATGAGCAGCTTGCAGCGAGATACACCGAGCAAAACTCAAATCAAGAGGGTGCAGAGAGAGCAATGACCGATCGTCCTGCAGAGTCTAACACCAAGTCATTTCCAGTTCATAGTTCTGAAACTGAGTGGGAGCTTGTCTAA
- the LOC113770546 gene encoding uncharacterized protein LOC113770546 isoform X2, which yields MMDLKGLAWIGNIYDKFEAMCLEMEEVMYEVQTVGASVKRFYSEVMKDLHSDSYVDPVKVAAADLSLNPYAHSKMILKANAKKDGRDTNWKLSDESKVISGKRKTGLYRRPVASRKSNSMVNFMPPVTGPVAPFSENLRNLSSFSQMKKSCQMASGCVDVLSPPAGAEERSRIANEKLCKPMDDTSLPMSRASFNSPATAAKTIVSVVSAEQKQADSPSDGLSSESSAVGTCTNSRVVSQTQKTIATGTGSTKSVEEEVFMAHQERLDDYIINAAKNDDTVDPDVEIIEPFDESKLGETCVLVEGDELHFLPQGKGNHKSYKKKLREAFSSKMRLKKKEYEQLAARYTEQNSNQEGAERAMTDRPAESNTKSFPVHSSETEWELV from the exons ATGATGGACTTAAAAGGTTTAGCATGGATTGGAAACATATATGACAAGTTTGAAGCTATGTGTCTGGAGATGGAAGAGGTTATGTATGAG GTCCAGACTGTTGGTGCTAGTGTTAAGAGGTTCTATTCAGAAGTGATGAAAGATTTGCACTCAGATTCGTATGTTGATCCTGTGAAAGTGGCTGCTGCTGACTTGTCATTGAATCCTTATGCTCACTCCAAAATGATACTGAAAGCAAATGCTAAAAAAGATGGTAGAGATACCAATTGGAAATTAAGTGATGAGTCTAAAGTAATTTCTG GTAAAAGGAAAACCGGACTTTACAGACGTCCGGTAGCCAGTAGGAAAAGCAATTCTATGGTAAATTTTATGCCACCTGTGACTGGGCCAGTTGCACCATTTTCAGAGAATTTAAGAAACCTGTCCTCATTTTCTCAAATGAAAAAGAGTTGTCAAATGGCCTCTGGCTGTGTTGATGTCTTATCGCCACCAGCTGGCGCTGAAGAACGCTCCAGAATTGCAAATGAGAAGCTTTGTAAACCTATGGATGATACCAGTCTGCCTATGTCTCGTGCTTCATTTAATTCACCAGCTACCGCTGCTAAAACAATTGTGTCAGTTGTATCAGCTGAGCAGAAGCAAGCTGATTCTCCTTCTGATGGCTTATCATCAGAGTCCTCTG CTGTAGGCACATGTACAAACAGCAGAGTGGTTTCCCAGACTCAGAAGACAATTGCAACTGGAACAGGCAGCACAAAATCTGTTGAGGAGGAGGTCTTCATGGCCCACCAAG AAAGATTGGATGACTATATCATAAATGCAGCCAAGAATGATGATACTGTGGACCCGGACGTGGAAATTATTGAGCCGTTTGATGAGTCAAAATTAGGGGAAACATGTGTCTTGGTGGAGGGGGATGAGCTTCATTTTTTACCTCAAGGGAAGGGCAATCACAAATCCTACaag AAAAAATTGCGCGAAGCTTTTTCCTCCAAGATGAGGTTAAAAAAGAAGGAATATGAGCAGCTTGCAGCGAGATACACCGAGCAAAACTCAAATCAAGAGGGTGCAGAGAGAGCAATGACCGATCGTCCTGCAGAGTCTAACACCAAGTCATTTCCAGTTCATAGTTCTGAAACTGAGTGGGAGCTTGTCTAA